The following proteins are co-located in the Thermoleophilia bacterium genome:
- a CDS encoding adenylosuccinate synthase, with protein MPGLAIVGTQWGDEGKGKITDLLAQDASAIVRFQGGNNAGHTIVRDGEEFKFHLIPSGILHEDKYCVIANGVVIDPRVLLEEIEGLRRAGISISNLRISANAHLIMPYHILLDTARELKLGKLSIGTTRRGIGPAYADKALRLGIRVQDMLDEKILRKKIMAALEDKQQVLRELSVRRRKLHKEGEIDDEVLIDDRLDLHSITEEYLNYGHRLEPLITDTARLCWNELDAGNKVIFEGAQAALLDLDHGTYPFVTSSNPIAGAACVGAGVGPTDITEVVGIVKAYTTRVGAGPFPTELDDEVGKHMSERGHEFGTTTGRPRRCGWLDLVALRYAVRLNGTTSLAMTKLDVLAGLDTLKVAVRYRSREGAVLNEFPYHQSVLHHATPEYVDLPGFGTEITDCRSEDDLPPTARDYIAFISDFVGTPISLVGVGPGREQVVWMSGRT; from the coding sequence ATGCCAGGCCTAGCGATAGTAGGAACCCAGTGGGGCGACGAGGGCAAGGGCAAGATCACCGATCTGCTCGCCCAGGACGCTTCCGCGATCGTGCGCTTTCAGGGCGGCAACAACGCCGGCCACACGATCGTGCGCGACGGGGAGGAGTTCAAGTTCCACTTGATCCCGTCGGGGATCCTCCACGAGGACAAGTACTGCGTGATCGCCAACGGCGTGGTGATCGACCCCCGGGTCCTGCTCGAGGAGATCGAAGGCCTGCGCCGCGCCGGCATCTCGATCTCGAACCTGCGGATCTCGGCCAACGCGCATCTGATCATGCCGTACCACATCCTGCTCGACACGGCGCGCGAATTGAAGCTCGGGAAGCTCTCGATCGGCACCACCCGGCGGGGCATCGGCCCGGCCTACGCCGACAAGGCGCTGCGGCTCGGCATCCGGGTCCAGGACATGCTCGACGAGAAGATCCTGCGGAAGAAGATCATGGCCGCCCTGGAGGACAAGCAGCAGGTCTTGCGCGAACTCTCGGTTCGCCGCCGCAAACTCCACAAGGAGGGCGAGATCGACGACGAGGTCCTGATCGACGACCGGCTCGACCTGCACTCGATCACCGAGGAATACCTCAACTACGGTCACCGCCTCGAGCCGCTGATCACCGACACCGCCCGGCTTTGCTGGAATGAGCTCGACGCCGGCAACAAGGTGATCTTCGAAGGCGCCCAGGCGGCGCTGCTCGACCTCGACCATGGCACCTATCCCTTCGTGACCTCGTCCAACCCCATTGCCGGAGCGGCCTGCGTCGGTGCCGGCGTCGGCCCGACCGACATCACCGAGGTCGTCGGCATCGTCAAGGCGTACACGACCCGGGTCGGCGCCGGGCCGTTCCCGACCGAGCTCGATGACGAAGTCGGAAAGCACATGTCCGAGCGCGGCCACGAATTCGGCACGACCACCGGCCGGCCGCGCCGCTGCGGCTGGCTCGACCTGGTCGCTCTGCGGTACGCGGTCCGCCTCAACGGAACCACCTCTCTGGCGATGACCAAACTCGACGTTCTGGCCGGCCTCGACACCCTCAAGGTCGCGGTGCGTTACCGCTCGCGGGAGGGCGCGGTGCTCAACGAGTTCCCGTATCACCAGAGCGTCCTGCACCACGCGACACCCGAGTACGTCGACCTTCCGGGCTTCGGAACCGAGATCACCGACTGCCGTTCCGAGGACGACCTTCCGCCCACCGCCCGCGACTACATCGCCTTCATCAGCGACTTCGTTGGGACCCCGATTTCACTGGTCGGAGTCGGTCCCGGGCGTGAACAGGTGGTCTGGATGAGCGGCCGCACATAA
- a CDS encoding TetR/AcrR family transcriptional regulator: MQQAQEELDPFGTGKLPSGRHGLSREVVVRTQRERMVESMIAVVAMKGYTETTVADIISNAGVSRATFYEQFADKEDCFIAAYSAVMERLLAFVAQGFAIETDDWIVQIRSGIGNLLIYLAHNQVAARVGIVEGFGAGARARERYQQAVSSFFPFLDAGRAHTPDPDRMPPQTARVIVGGVSALMFNEASAGNAASLPTLLPEMIYVVVVPYLGHEAAMKAMAETPIPE, from the coding sequence ATGCAGCAGGCACAGGAGGAACTGGACCCCTTCGGAACTGGCAAGCTCCCGAGCGGCAGACACGGCCTTTCACGAGAGGTAGTCGTGCGGACCCAGCGCGAGCGCATGGTCGAATCGATGATCGCCGTGGTCGCCATGAAGGGCTACACCGAGACCACCGTCGCCGACATCATCTCCAACGCGGGCGTCTCCCGCGCCACCTTCTACGAGCAGTTCGCCGACAAGGAGGACTGCTTCATCGCCGCCTACAGCGCCGTCATGGAGCGCCTGCTGGCCTTCGTCGCCCAGGGCTTCGCGATCGAGACCGATGACTGGATCGTCCAGATCCGGAGCGGAATCGGCAACTTGCTGATCTACCTTGCCCACAACCAGGTGGCTGCCCGGGTCGGGATCGTCGAGGGCTTCGGCGCCGGCGCCCGGGCCCGCGAACGCTACCAGCAGGCGGTCAGCTCGTTCTTCCCCTTCCTCGATGCCGGCCGCGCACACACACCCGACCCCGATCGCATGCCGCCGCAGACCGCCCGCGTGATCGTCGGCGGCGTCTCGGCGCTGATGTTCAACGAAGCCTCGGCGGGTAACGCCGCCAGTTTGCCCACCCTGCTGCCAGAGATGATTTACGTCGTCGTGGTTCCGTATCTGGGCCACGAAGCGGCGATGAAGGCGATGGCGGAGACCCCGATCCCCGAATGA
- a CDS encoding nucleotide sugar dehydrogenase: MSIGIIGLGYVGLPLAVAFAEAGVDVIGLDSDGSKVDRLNAADSYIEDVPSATLEALSDRISATTEYAELGACEAVIVCVPTPLTGSREPDLSFLESAASHLAEVLTDGQLVVLESTTYPGTTRDLMATTLEAGGKKAGTDFHLAFSPERIDPGRTDFTVRTTPKLVGGLTPACTERSVALYEKICDRVIPLSGPEAAELSKLLENIFRSVNIALVNELAQLCDRLGVDVWEVIDAAATKPFGFMRFDPGPGMGGHCLPVDPFYLAFSAREHDFYPEFIELAGKINQSQPLFCVNRVERVLNDNRRPVNGTKILILGVSYKAGVGDVRESPSLKITRLLSELGADLSYHDPHVPELVEAGLVNSELTPALEAAELTVIVTAHPEFDIKDIVERSDLVLDLRGVTRGIDADNVTRL; encoded by the coding sequence ATGAGCATCGGGATCATCGGCCTCGGATACGTCGGCCTGCCGTTGGCGGTGGCGTTCGCCGAAGCAGGCGTTGACGTGATCGGCCTCGACTCGGACGGGAGCAAGGTCGACCGGCTGAACGCGGCCGACAGTTATATCGAGGACGTGCCCTCTGCCACGCTGGAAGCGCTGAGCGACCGGATCAGCGCCACCACCGAATACGCGGAGCTGGGCGCCTGCGAGGCCGTGATCGTCTGCGTGCCAACGCCGCTCACCGGCTCCCGCGAACCCGACCTCAGCTTCCTCGAGTCGGCCGCGAGCCATCTGGCCGAGGTCCTGACCGACGGTCAGCTGGTGGTGCTCGAATCGACTACCTACCCCGGAACGACCCGCGACCTGATGGCAACCACCCTCGAGGCCGGAGGAAAGAAGGCCGGCACGGACTTTCACCTGGCGTTCTCGCCCGAGCGGATCGACCCGGGCCGCACCGATTTCACCGTGCGCACGACCCCGAAGCTGGTCGGCGGCCTGACCCCTGCCTGCACCGAGCGCAGCGTCGCGCTCTACGAGAAGATTTGCGACCGGGTCATCCCGCTGTCCGGTCCGGAGGCGGCCGAGCTCTCGAAGCTGCTCGAAAATATCTTCCGTTCGGTCAACATCGCCCTCGTCAACGAACTGGCCCAGCTCTGTGACCGCCTCGGGGTCGATGTCTGGGAAGTGATTGACGCCGCGGCGACCAAGCCCTTCGGATTCATGCGCTTCGATCCCGGCCCCGGCATGGGCGGGCACTGCCTGCCGGTCGATCCGTTCTACCTCGCCTTCAGCGCCCGCGAGCATGACTTCTACCCGGAGTTCATCGAGCTCGCCGGAAAGATCAACCAGTCCCAGCCGCTGTTCTGCGTCAACCGGGTCGAGCGCGTCCTGAACGACAACCGCCGGCCGGTGAACGGCACGAAGATCCTGATCCTCGGCGTGAGCTACAAGGCCGGTGTCGGTGACGTACGCGAATCGCCGTCGCTGAAGATCACCCGGCTGCTGTCCGAGCTGGGAGCCGACCTCAGCTACCACGACCCGCACGTGCCCGAGCTGGTCGAAGCGGGACTTGTGAACTCCGAGCTGACCCCGGCGCTCGAAGCAGCGGAACTCACGGTGATCGTCACGGCCCACCCCGAGTTCGACATCAAAGACATCGTGGAGCGCAGCGACCTGGTGCTCGACCTGCGGGGCGTCACCCGGGGCATCGACGCCGACAACGTGACCCGGCTCTGA
- a CDS encoding TetR/AcrR family transcriptional regulator, with product MTETAPSRLPSGRHNLPREFVVSSQRDRLLDSMAQACAEKRYAEVSVADIVSRARVSRSTFYEIFPDKEACFLAAYDAILGRFVTEVIKACSDPDLTWPEQIELGIEASMSFLAAEPAFARMCIVDMFSAGPSALERYLSAVRLIGAFVDVGRTEMPGREDVPESVAGMVVGGAAVVIRAEIVDERAEYLPDVGPDILYSLLVPYMDQEEALERSERYAERLAHQLAG from the coding sequence ATGACCGAGACCGCCCCTTCAAGACTGCCTTCGGGTCGCCACAACCTGCCGCGTGAGTTCGTGGTCAGCTCGCAGCGCGACCGCCTGCTCGATTCGATGGCCCAGGCCTGCGCCGAAAAGCGCTACGCCGAGGTCAGCGTCGCCGACATCGTGTCGCGGGCAAGGGTCTCCCGCTCGACCTTCTACGAGATCTTCCCGGACAAGGAAGCCTGCTTCCTCGCCGCCTACGACGCGATCCTCGGCCGGTTCGTGACCGAGGTCATCAAGGCCTGCTCGGACCCCGACCTGACCTGGCCGGAGCAGATCGAACTCGGCATCGAGGCCAGCATGAGTTTCCTCGCGGCCGAGCCCGCCTTCGCCCGCATGTGCATCGTCGACATGTTCTCGGCCGGCCCATCGGCCCTCGAGCGTTACCTCTCGGCAGTCCGGCTGATCGGCGCCTTCGTCGACGTCGGCCGCACCGAGATGCCAGGGCGCGAAGACGTGCCGGAATCCGTGGCCGGCATGGTGGTCGGCGGCGCCGCCGTGGTGATCCGGGCCGAGATCGTCGACGAGCGCGCCGAGTACCTGCCCGACGTCGGGCCGGACATCCTCTACTCGCTGCTGGTTCCTTACATGGACCAGGAAGAGGCGCTCGAGCGATCCGAGCGCTACGCGGAGCGCCTCGCCCACCAGCTGGCCGGCTGA